The Mucilaginibacter terrae region ATCACCACGCGATTTAAACCAGGTGAATTTTTACTGATAGACAAGCGTTTCAAAAAGACGCGGTTCAGAAAGATGAGCGAGTACATCCGGTGCGTTTTACTGGAGAAACCGATCACCGTAACTTACCGGGACAAGTCCATGGATGAGATGCTGGAAGAGCTGGCTTTACTGCGCCGGGAGCTCAATGCCATCGGTAATAATCTAAACCAAGCTGTCCGTCAGATCAACGCGGCACATGGCTCCGCAGACAACCGTTTATGGTTATCGCTTATGTCTATCATCAGGTCCAAAGTTGATCCCGCCATCGCCCAGATCAAAGACCGCATGCAAAACTTTTCAGAACTATGGTCGCAAAAATTAAAACCGGACGAAGCATCCTCGGGGCAATAAATTACAATGAGCATAAGGTGCGTTCAGGCAAGGCTGAATTGATCCTGGCACAGGGTTATTTGAAGGAGCCGCTTGACCTGTCTTTCAGCGACAAGGTGAACCGGTTGACTGACCTGACAAAACGGAATGAGCGCACACAGGTCAATGCCTTACACGTGTCATTGAATTTTGCTGTTGGCGAAAGTTTGGAAAAATGGACACTTCAGCAAATTGCCGATGAATACATGGAAGGCTTAGGATTTGGTAAGCAACCCTACCTTGTCTACCAGCATTACGATGCCGGACATCCGCACCTGCATCTCGTTTCTACCAATATTAAACCGGATGGTGAAAGGATCAGCTTTCATTTGCTGGCTAATAAAGCCTCTGAGCAGTCGCGGAAGCAGGTAGAGCTGAATTATGGATTAGTCAAGGCAGAAGATCAAGGCAAAGCACAACATAACATAAAATCTCTATCCCTGGAACAAGTAGCTTACGGGAAATCAGAAACTAAACGGGCCATCACTAATGTCGTAAGTGAGGTATTGCGAACATACAAGTTTACCAGTATCCCGGAATTCAACGCGGTTCTGAACGGCTTTAACGTGACGGCTGACCGGGGTTCAAAAGAATCCAGAATGTATGAGAAAAACGGGTTGGTATACTGGGCACTGGATGGTAAAGGCAGCAAGATCGGCGTTCCCATCAAGGCCAGCAGTATCTACGGTAAACCAACGTTAAAGGCGCTCGAAGGACGCTTTGCTTTAAATGACGTGCTACGCAAATCATTAAGAGAGCAGGTAAAGCAGACGATTGATGATCTGCTGAACAAACCGATTGGTAAAACCGAGTTTCAGTTAAAGCTTAAGGAACAGAATATTGAAGCCATTTTTAGGCACAGTGAGGATGGCCGGTTGTATGGGGTGACGTTTGTCGATCATAAAACTAAAGCTGTGTTCAACGGCAGTGACTTAGGCAAAAAATATAGCGCAAACAGCCTTTCACAATTCTTTGCACGATCAGAAGGAAGCATTAAACCAAGCCATAACGTTGAACTATCCGGCAATAAACATTTGCCTGATAACACAGGAATTACAGGTAGTAACAACTTCAGCAGTGGCAGTGCATTCCTAGAAGCCTTATACCAGGAGGAAAAACAAGATATGACAGCCATCGGCAGGCTTCAGCAAAGAAAGCGCAAGAAAAAACGCAGAGGACATTCACTTTAAATTTTACAGTTATGCAAACAGGTGAAAACGAACAAGCATTAAGAAGGATCATTGATTTTACCCGGTTTATCAGCCTGGCCATTCTTATCCTTCATTTTTATATTTCCTGCTATGCCGCATTTCAGCATTGGGGGGTGACCAAGCCGGTCATTAACAGTATCCTACTGTCTGTCTCGAAAATTACAGTCGTCAAAAGTGTACTTTATGCAAAACTTGCAGCACTGTGCGCTTTGATGATTTCCTTGTTAGGCAGCAAGGGGAAGAAAGATGAGAAAATCAAACTTAAGACGATCACTACCTATGCGTTTACTGGCTTGCTGTTATACTTTATCAGTGCAGTATTCCTCAACGCCAACTATCCGGTATCAATCAGGGCATCACTATATATCGGCTTAACCGCGTTAGGGTATCTACTGATCTTGTCAGGACTAAGTGCGCTGTTCAGAATGCTTAAATTGAAGCTGGCTGATGACATTTTTAACAAGGCCAACGAATCATTTCCACAGGAAGAGCGGTACCTTAACAATGAGTATTCGATTAACTTGCCTGCTATCTACCACCTGAAAGGTAAAGCGCGTAAAAGCTGGATCAATATCATCAACCCTTTCCGTGGCACATTGATAGGTGGCAGTCCGGGTTCAGGTAAGTCCTACTTTGTTATCCGCCACATTATCACCCAACATATTCAAAAAGGTTTTTCCATGCTGATCTATGATTTTAAGTATGATGACCTAACCAAGATTGCCTATAACGCATTGCTTCAACATGGTCACTTGTACAAGGTCAAACCGACCCAGTATGTGATTAACCTCGAACAGATTATGCACCGCGCGAATCCACTGGAGCCAGAAACCATGCTGGATATAACAGATGCGATTGACGCCAGCCGAACGATCATGCTTGGTTTAAATCGGGAATGGATCAAAAAGCAGGGAGACTTTTTTGTGGAATCACCGATCAACTTTATCACAGCGATCATGTGGTTTCTGCGAAAGTACCAGGATGGCCGCTTTTGTACTTTACCTCATGTTATTGAGTTAGCTCAAGTGGATTACAAGGAATTGTTTGAAGTATTGCTACAAGAACCTGAAATCGAAGTATTGATCAATCCTTTTATTTCTGCCTGGCAAAATGAAGCCTATGAACAGTTAGAAGGTCAGGTGGCAAGCGCTAAGATCAGTTTGGCGCGTCTATCATCACCGCAGCTTTATTATGTGTTAAGTGGCAATGATTTCTCTTTAGACATTAATAACCCTGACGAACCGAAGATCGTCTGCCTTGCCAATAAGCCGCAAAAATCACAGGTTAACGGTGCTGTGCTGTCCTTGTATATCAACCGCATTAACAAGCTGGTCAACCAAAAGAACCGCCAGAAATGCAGCATGATCTTCGATGAATTCCCAACCATTTACTTTAACGGCATTGACAACCTTATCGCTACGGCAAGGTCGAATAAGGTAGCGGTGACATTGGCGGTTCAAGACTATAGCCAGCTTAAAAAGGATTATGGCCGTGATCAGGCAGAGGTTATTATGAATATCGTAGGTAATATTATTTGCGGGCAGGTAACAGGCGATACAGCCAAACAGTTGTCAGAACGCTTTGGAAAAATTAACCAACAAAAAGAAAGTGTATCCATCAACAGTCAGGATACCTCGGTGAGCCGTTCTACTCTACTGGACTTCGCGATACCTGCATCTAAAATTGCTGGGCTGTCCTCCGGTGAATTTGTGGGCATGGTAGCCGATGACCCGACCAATAAGATCAGCTTAAAAGTGTTTCATAACGAAATTCAAAATGACCATGACAGTATACGCAATGAAGAGTTGAATTATCAGCCAATCCCTACCGTTCGAGATATCGATCAGGTGGAAGTCCTGCGTAATTACCAACAAATCAAAGATGACATAAAGGCTATCGTTCAAGACGTTGTGATTAATTCTTAAGTAATAATGCCAATCGTCATATTAACGTAATATTGATTTAAGGTGAAGTTAAACGAATAACGTGTCGTAACACGTTATTCTTAATTTGCGTATTAAGCAATAATCCTAATTACCTAATCCAACTCCTTATGCGCACTATCACCGAGCGTTTCTACAGCGCTTTAGAAAATCAATTGAACGAAATTTCCACGAACGGCGAACCTTTAGCCGAACAATACAAAGCTTCTATTATCCTTTGCAAAAAAGCAATGGCCAAGCTGAAAAGCTACATCTCCAGCTATTCTTTTGAAAGTATCGAAGACGAGATCCATTTCTTCAAAGAAGTAAAACCCCAATTCTACAGTAAATACATTTACTTCATCAGCGTTTATAACTACCTAATGAAAAGGCCGACAGGAGCCGAAGATCATTTAAAAGAATATATCAACTCTGAACTGGCCGATCTTAAACGTTATTTCGATCATAACGCCGCTTTTTATCAGTACTACCGCTCCGGTTCCACTCAGATGGATGAAGTGTATTTTACGCGTGGTGGATTTGACGTACATGTGGAACTGGAAAAATTTGAAGAAGACGAGGTGTATTCAACCAGTCACGACTACAAGCTTTCCAATATTATCGCGAACGAAAAATATCAGGACTTTTTAAATATCGAACTTCAAAAGCTCAATAATCATGATGAGCGCCCGCCAGAGATGAGCCTCGAATTGCCGCTCACCTGGACATTTTCAAAGACCGATCTGATCGAACTGATTTACGCGCTGGTTGCTGCTGGCGTATTTAACAATGGCAATGCGGAGATCAAAACTGTTGTTAGCTTTTTTCAAACGGTTTTTCATATCGAACTTGGCCAGTACTATCACAAGTACACCGATATAACGCGGCGAAAAAAGGATCGTACAATATTACTTGATAAGCTGAAGCTTGCCTTACTCCGTAAAATAGACCAAAAACTTGATGAAGATGGCTCTATTCAGCAAAAGCTAAAATTATAGCTATTTTCAACTACTTGTTTTTCAATCTGTTATAAAAAATTTATCCTACCCTGTACATGAGGTGTGATAAAAGTTTTTTGGATAGGCCAACCTTTGCTTTCGAGATCGCTGCATGGTGCAGATGGTCTTTAAAATCAAAGTGTTATGTTGTCATCCATCTCCTGGCAGCAGTATTTAGCAGCCATCGCTATCATAAGCGCATCTTACTACCTGTATGTGATTCTTCGCTACTATCAGCGCGAGGTTACCAATCTTTTTATAGCTAAGCAATCAGGTCAGCTACTTGCCCCAAGCAGCACCCTTTCATCTTTTACGGTGATGGGTCAAGCTAAGCAAGATCAAAGCATCACCGTCGTAGCCGACGAAGAGTTACAATTCGCGGAAGCCGACATCGACGAAGACTTAAACGAACCAGTTGCTGAAACAACAGCAGCAAAGCCCGTTGAGTTTTTGCCACAAACACAACTGCTTAATGAGACGGACAAACTCATTGATGCTTTCGCAGACGTTGACAGTAAATCAGAATTTATTTCATTGCTGAACATTCTGCTTACCTCTTATAAACCTTACGAGTCGGAAATAAACTATCTACAGGTAATTGAGCACATCTTGAACGAATCGCACGGAAAATTGCCTTTCGACTTGACAAGCAATGACCTGCCTGCCTTGAATGAGTAACATTTTTTAAACCCTTTAAAATAAATAATCATGAAAACACAGCAAGTAAAAAGAAATAACGATCTGAGGCATCTGTTGAAGAAAGGCTTCGGCACATTGACATTTATCCTTTTCGCCTTCACCTTGTATGCACAGGACGGTAATGCCGGCATTCAGGAGGCAACCACGCAGGTCAAAAGCTATTTTACTACCGGTACAACCTTGATGTATGCTATTGGTGCTTTGGTAGGCCTGGTAGGTGCTATTAAGGTTTACAAAAAGTGGAACGACGGCGAGCATGATACCGGAAAGGTTGCATCCAGCTGGTTTGGTAGCTGCATTTTTCTAGTAGTTGTCGCTACTGTACTCAAATCTTTTTTTGGCGTTTAACTGCATCAATATGGCATTGTATCAGATCAATAAGGGCATCAATAAACCCATCGAATTTAAAGGGCTAAAGGCCCAGTACATCGGCTACCTCGGAGCAGGCCTCGTTATTCTGCTCGTCGGCTTTGCAATCATGTACCTGGTGAGCATACCGGTGACCATGTGCCTGATAATCGTAGGTGCATTGGGGAGCCTGCTGTTTTTCCAGGTGTTTAAGCTTAGCCATAAATATGGCCAATATGGGCTGATGAAGAGATCGGCAAAGCGATATCTGCCGCGTTACCTGCAATTCAAGACACGAAACGTATTTCTCCAATTAAAAAGAAGATCATGAGATCACACAGCAAAGCGGAACAGGTATTTCCTGTTTATAAGGTGGAACACGATTGTATGCTTTCAGCGCAAGGCGACCTGACCATTGGTTATGAAGTTGACCTACCGGAAATTTTTACCATGTCCAATGACGAATACCACAGCTTTCACGAGGCTTGGATCAAGGCAATAAAGCTGCTGCCGAAAAATACCATCTTCCATAAGCAGGACTGGTTTATAAGTGAGCAGTATAAGGCCAGGTTTCAGGAAAACGGCGAAACGCAGGTTAAAACGTTTCTGTCACATTCCAGCGAAAAGCATTTCCACGAGCGTCCATACCTGCATCATCATTGCCATGTTTTCCTGACTAAGAAGCCCGAAAAATTCAAACACTATACGAGCGCGGTAAGCACATTGATGCGAAAACGCATAGTCCCTTCTCAAACCACATCAGAAGAGCTGTTTCGTGACTTTTTAGATAATGCCGGACAGTTTGTAAAGGTGCTGGAAGATAGCGGCCTAATTGCATTGCGGGGCATCAATGACGACGGACTGTCCGGTACGCCTAAGACACCCGGAATACTGGAACAGTACTGCTTTCTGCTCAACAAGAACAGCAATACGGTTTTAAAGGATATTCATATTCAGGACGAGATCCGCATTGGCAATGATTATTGTCAGCTTTTTACTTTAAGCGATGCGGAAGACTTGCCGCCGCTTTGTGGCCCGAGGATAACCTTTGACAAGTACAGCACGGACAAAACAAAGTTTAGTACTGGATTTGCCTCACCGATCGGCACTTTGTTGAGATGCAACCATGTGTATAACCAGTACATATTTATCGAAGACAGCCAGCAAACCTTAAAGAAGCTGGAGGCAAAGAAGCTGCGCTTACAATCGTTATCCGCTTATTCCCGTGAAAATGCGATCAGCCGGGATGCGACTCACGAATTTTTAAATGAAGCAATCAGTCAGCAGCGGCTGCCGGTTAAAGCACACTTTAATGTGATGGCCTGGACAAGCGACCGAGCCGAACTTAAAGACCTCAAAAATAAAGTAAGTTCAGCTTTAGCTCAAATGGATGCGCAACCTAAACAGGAAACGGACGGAGCACCGCAGATATGGTGGTCGGGATTGCCAGGCAATGAAGCTACCTTTCCAATGAATGATACCTTTGATACATTTGTTGAACAGGCAACCTGCTTTTTAAATCTTGAAACAAACTACCAATCCAGTATCAGTGCCTGCGGGCTTAGGCTCGGCGATCGCTTGTCAGGCAAACCTGTCCATGTAGACATCAGTGATGAACCGATAGAGAAAGGCATAACGACTAACCGGAATAAGTTTATTTTGGGTCCGTCGGGCAGTGGAAAGTCTTTTTTTACCAACCACCTTTTGCGAAGCTATTTTGAACAGGGCGCTCACATTGTATTGGTCGATGTAGGGCACAGTTACCAGGGGCTTTGTGAGTTCGTCGGAGGATATTACTTCACTTATTCAGAAGACAACCCCATCAGCTTCAATCCCTTTTATATCGCTCAGGGCGACTACTTGGATACGGAAAAGAAGGAAAGCATTAAAGCCATGATCCTGGCATTGTGGAAGAAGGAAGATGAAGGCGTACAACGTTCAGAATACATTGCGATTTCCGATGCTTTGTACCACTATTATGAAAAGCTTAAAGTGAATTCTGATATCTTTCCTTGCTTTGATAGCTTCTATGATTTCCTTGCAGGAGAGTTTTATGAGACCATGAAACAATCAAAAGTAAAAGATGAACGTTTTGATATTGATAACATGCTGTTCGTATTAAAACCATATTACAAAGGTGGTGAGTACGCTTACCTGTTGAATGCAAGAGAAAATCTCGACTTATTGCATCGCCGCTTTATTGTCTTTGAATTGGATAACATCAAAGATCACCCCATTCTTTTCCCGGTAGTGACACTGATCATTATGGAAACCTTTGTATCCAAAATGCGCAAACTCAGTAAGGCCACCCGCAAAATGATCTTAATCGAGGAAGCATGGAAAGCTATTGCGCGTGAAGGCATGGCCGAATACATCAAATACTTATTTAAAACGGTTCGAAAATATTTTGGTGAAGCTTTGGTAGTTACCCAGGATATTGAAGATATCATCAGTTCGCCGGTGGTCAAGCAGGCTATTATCAATAACAGCGACTGCAAAATTCTGCTTGACCAACGCAAGTACCAGAATGACTTTCCGAAAATTCAGCAGTTATTGGGCATCACGGATAAAGAAACGGCACTGATCATGAGCATGAACCGGAACAATGATGAAAAGCTAAAATACAAAGAGGTGTTTATCAGCCTCAATGGTCAGTTGTCAAAAGTTTACCGGACAGAGGTGAGCCGTGAGGAATACTGGACTTATACAACGGAATCAGCGGAAAAAGCTCGTGTTCAAGAATACGCTAAGAAATATGGAAGTATTCAGCGAGGCATTGCGGCTATTGTTCAGGAAGAATTAGAAAAAGCAGCTTAATTAAATTATATCATTATGAAAGCATTAATCATTCTATTATTGATATTATTTATCATCTACGGATGCTCAGAGACCGCTAAAGAGTCAGACCCGTCCGGGACTTATGTAACCCATTTCAAGAATGAATATTCGCTTACAGACGATACTCTTATTATCAGAAATATCAATTCTTCTAACCAGGCATATAACATTGAACGAAAATCTGGTTTTCAAAAAATCAGAAATGGCGTTTTAAAGAGCAAGGAATTTAAGTCTGCCAAATGGGATGCCACTTACAACGAAGATTCAAAGGTACTACAGCAAACTGACCTTGGAAATCAGGTTTATATTACAGACCATAACGGCGTTAAACTCGGCGATTCCGAATACAAGAAAATAAAATAGCAATTTATTTCTTGCCTTTTTTAATCTGATAAATAATCGGAAAGGGACTTCTTATGAAAAAATTTAAGGTACGACCAGCGATATTAATCGCCTTGATAATGTTATTGTTCACAGTGCCGAAAGCTAATGCGCAGTTCGTAGTAGCAGAAGTAATTAAACTCACCGTCAAGAAAGTGATCAAGGCCATTGACCTTAAAGTTCAGCGGATGCAGAACAAGACCATCTGGTTGCAGAATGCACAGAAAGTGTTAGAAAACGAGCTATCTAAAGTTAAACTTACGGAGATATCCGGCTGGACAGAAGAACAAAAACAATTGTACAGCGGCTACTATACAGAGCTATGGAAGATCAAATCCACCATTGCTTATTACCAGCGGATCAAAGATGTCACCTTGAAACAGGCTGCTTTGGTGGGTCAGTACAAGCGGGCCTGGGGGCTGTTTCAAAAAGACAACCACTTTCGTCCGGAAGAAATCAATTACATGCAGAAGGTTTACAGCGGCATCTTAGATGCCAGCGTTCAGAACCTCGATCAGATATTAATGGTCATCAATAGCTTCAAAACGCAAATGTCCGATGCTGATCGGCTCGAACTGATTAATCATGCAAGTGACCAGTTGGATATCAATTACAACGACTTGCAGCAGTTTAACAATCAAAACATTCGGATCTGCTTGCAACGAAGCCGTGACCTTGCAGATACGAAATCAATTAAGGAATTGTATGGAATCAATTAGCCAGTTAAAGCGCCGTGCTGATGATATCGGCCGGAAAAGCAAGGCACTATTAACCTATGCGCTGGTGACCGCCGCTGCTTCGTTATGGTTGTCACAATCACATGCGCAGACTTTTGCCGAATGGTTCTCTCAAAAGAAAACCCAAAAGAAATACCTGCTTCAGCAAATAGCAGCTTTACAGGTTTACTCCAATTATTTGAAGCAAGGTTACCAAATCGCTAACGGCGGCTTGGGTTATATCACCGGCTCGTTAAAGGACGAGTTCAGTTTGCATACGACCTACTATGATAAGTTGAGATCCATCAATATGGTAGTCAAGAATAACCCGCAGGTGGGTAATATCCTGACATGGCAAAGGGATATTCTAGGAGCAGTTAAAGGTCTTGATCAGGCAACTTACCTGTCAACGAAGGAAAAGGTTTACGTTGGTCAAGTCAAACAGGCACTGCTTTCAGACTGCGATGAACAGATCACAGCGCTGCAAATTCTCCTCACAAACGGCAAACTGACCATGACTGACGATGAACGTTTAAAGCGGTTGAACAGCATTCACCTGGCGATGCAGAGCAATTACCGGTTTATCGCAGACTTCGCAGGCAAGATCAAGGTTTATGGCCTTCAGAAACAGCAAGAAAATACCAACCTCGAAACCAGCAAATACATATTCGGTATTCGATAATATCAAGGATTATGAAAAAGCACATCAAAGCATTTTTGCTGACAGGATTTACAGTAGCGACTCTCTCGCATACTCAGGTATGTAAGGCTCAGGGCCAGGAACTACAGCAGTTGTTATTGAATATAGAAAAGCTAACTCAGTTGAAGAGCATCCTTTCCGATATGAAGACAGGTTACCAGATCTATCAAAGGGGCTACAGTACGATTTCGTCGCTATCCCAAGGAAACTTTAATCTGCATGATGTGTATCTAAACGGCTTGCTTCAGATCAGTCCGGCTGTCAAAAACTACGGCAGGGTTGCCGAGATCATCTCCCAGCAGGCCAGTTTGCTAAGTGAGTACAAGAAGGCTTTTTCCCGCTTTAAACAAAGCGGATCGTTTTCCGCAGGCGAACTTGACTATATGGGTAAGGTATATGGCGGGCTGGTAAAGCAAAGCCTTGACAATATCAATGAGCTAACCAATGTATTGACAGCTTCTAAATTGAGGATGACCGATGATGAAAGGATCAGGGCAATAGATCGGATTTATGTGAACTCTACTGATAAGCTTCAGTTTTTGCGATACTTCAACCGCAACGGTGTGATGCTCAGTTTGCAGCGAACGAAGGAAACCGGCGATGCCCTCTCATTAAAGAAGCTCTACGGTATAAACCACTAATTCAGACATTATGAAAAAGACAGCTTTTTTAACCGCAATCATTGCGGTAACGGGGATTCTTT contains the following coding sequences:
- a CDS encoding TerB family tellurite resistance protein, giving the protein MKKHIKAFLLTGFTVATLSHTQVCKAQGQELQQLLLNIEKLTQLKSILSDMKTGYQIYQRGYSTISSLSQGNFNLHDVYLNGLLQISPAVKNYGRVAEIISQQASLLSEYKKAFSRFKQSGSFSAGELDYMGKVYGGLVKQSLDNINELTNVLTASKLRMTDDERIRAIDRIYVNSTDKLQFLRYFNRNGVMLSLQRTKETGDALSLKKLYGINH
- a CDS encoding RteC domain-containing protein, encoding MRTITERFYSALENQLNEISTNGEPLAEQYKASIILCKKAMAKLKSYISSYSFESIEDEIHFFKEVKPQFYSKYIYFISVYNYLMKRPTGAEDHLKEYINSELADLKRYFDHNAAFYQYYRSGSTQMDEVYFTRGGFDVHVELEKFEEDEVYSTSHDYKLSNIIANEKYQDFLNIELQKLNNHDERPPEMSLELPLTWTFSKTDLIELIYALVAAGVFNNGNAEIKTVVSFFQTVFHIELGQYYHKYTDITRRKKDRTILLDKLKLALLRKIDQKLDEDGSIQQKLKL
- a CDS encoding TraG family conjugative transposon ATPase; amino-acid sequence: MRSHSKAEQVFPVYKVEHDCMLSAQGDLTIGYEVDLPEIFTMSNDEYHSFHEAWIKAIKLLPKNTIFHKQDWFISEQYKARFQENGETQVKTFLSHSSEKHFHERPYLHHHCHVFLTKKPEKFKHYTSAVSTLMRKRIVPSQTTSEELFRDFLDNAGQFVKVLEDSGLIALRGINDDGLSGTPKTPGILEQYCFLLNKNSNTVLKDIHIQDEIRIGNDYCQLFTLSDAEDLPPLCGPRITFDKYSTDKTKFSTGFASPIGTLLRCNHVYNQYIFIEDSQQTLKKLEAKKLRLQSLSAYSRENAISRDATHEFLNEAISQQRLPVKAHFNVMAWTSDRAELKDLKNKVSSALAQMDAQPKQETDGAPQIWWSGLPGNEATFPMNDTFDTFVEQATCFLNLETNYQSSISACGLRLGDRLSGKPVHVDISDEPIEKGITTNRNKFILGPSGSGKSFFTNHLLRSYFEQGAHIVLVDVGHSYQGLCEFVGGYYFTYSEDNPISFNPFYIAQGDYLDTEKKESIKAMILALWKKEDEGVQRSEYIAISDALYHYYEKLKVNSDIFPCFDSFYDFLAGEFYETMKQSKVKDERFDIDNMLFVLKPYYKGGEYAYLLNARENLDLLHRRFIVFELDNIKDHPILFPVVTLIIMETFVSKMRKLSKATRKMILIEEAWKAIAREGMAEYIKYLFKTVRKYFGEALVVTQDIEDIISSPVVKQAIINNSDCKILLDQRKYQNDFPKIQQLLGITDKETALIMSMNRNNDEKLKYKEVFISLNGQLSKVYRTEVSREEYWTYTTESAEKARVQEYAKKYGSIQRGIAAIVQEELEKAA
- a CDS encoding DUF4134 domain-containing protein; translated protein: MKTQQVKRNNDLRHLLKKGFGTLTFILFAFTLYAQDGNAGIQEATTQVKSYFTTGTTLMYAIGALVGLVGAIKVYKKWNDGEHDTGKVASSWFGSCIFLVVVATVLKSFFGV
- a CDS encoding DUF4133 domain-containing protein; this translates as MALYQINKGINKPIEFKGLKAQYIGYLGAGLVILLVGFAIMYLVSIPVTMCLIIVGALGSLLFFQVFKLSHKYGQYGLMKRSAKRYLPRYLQFKTRNVFLQLKRRS
- a CDS encoding conjugal transfer protein TraI; amino-acid sequence: MKKFKVRPAILIALIMLLFTVPKANAQFVVAEVIKLTVKKVIKAIDLKVQRMQNKTIWLQNAQKVLENELSKVKLTEISGWTEEQKQLYSGYYTELWKIKSTIAYYQRIKDVTLKQAALVGQYKRAWGLFQKDNHFRPEEINYMQKVYSGILDASVQNLDQILMVINSFKTQMSDADRLELINHASDQLDINYNDLQQFNNQNIRICLQRSRDLADTKSIKELYGIN
- a CDS encoding relaxase/mobilization nuclease domain-containing protein — its product is MVAKIKTGRSILGAINYNEHKVRSGKAELILAQGYLKEPLDLSFSDKVNRLTDLTKRNERTQVNALHVSLNFAVGESLEKWTLQQIADEYMEGLGFGKQPYLVYQHYDAGHPHLHLVSTNIKPDGERISFHLLANKASEQSRKQVELNYGLVKAEDQGKAQHNIKSLSLEQVAYGKSETKRAITNVVSEVLRTYKFTSIPEFNAVLNGFNVTADRGSKESRMYEKNGLVYWALDGKGSKIGVPIKASSIYGKPTLKALEGRFALNDVLRKSLREQVKQTIDDLLNKPIGKTEFQLKLKEQNIEAIFRHSEDGRLYGVTFVDHKTKAVFNGSDLGKKYSANSLSQFFARSEGSIKPSHNVELSGNKHLPDNTGITGSNNFSSGSAFLEALYQEEKQDMTAIGRLQQRKRKKKRRGHSL
- the mobC gene encoding conjugal transfer protein MobC, with protein sequence MQTGENEQALRRIIDFTRFISLAILILHFYISCYAAFQHWGVTKPVINSILLSVSKITVVKSVLYAKLAALCALMISLLGSKGKKDEKIKLKTITTYAFTGLLLYFISAVFLNANYPVSIRASLYIGLTALGYLLILSGLSALFRMLKLKLADDIFNKANESFPQEERYLNNEYSINLPAIYHLKGKARKSWINIINPFRGTLIGGSPGSGKSYFVIRHIITQHIQKGFSMLIYDFKYDDLTKIAYNALLQHGHLYKVKPTQYVINLEQIMHRANPLEPETMLDITDAIDASRTIMLGLNREWIKKQGDFFVESPINFITAIMWFLRKYQDGRFCTLPHVIELAQVDYKELFEVLLQEPEIEVLINPFISAWQNEAYEQLEGQVASAKISLARLSSPQLYYVLSGNDFSLDINNPDEPKIVCLANKPQKSQVNGAVLSLYINRINKLVNQKNRQKCSMIFDEFPTIYFNGIDNLIATARSNKVAVTLAVQDYSQLKKDYGRDQAEVIMNIVGNIICGQVTGDTAKQLSERFGKINQQKESVSINSQDTSVSRSTLLDFAIPASKIAGLSSGEFVGMVADDPTNKISLKVFHNEIQNDHDSIRNEELNYQPIPTVRDIDQVEVLRNYQQIKDDIKAIVQDVVINS
- a CDS encoding plasmid mobilization protein: MENEEENRLRKITTRFKPGEFLLIDKRFKKTRFRKMSEYIRCVLLEKPITVTYRDKSMDEMLEELALLRRELNAIGNNLNQAVRQINAAHGSADNRLWLSLMSIIRSKVDPAIAQIKDRMQNFSELWSQKLKPDEASSGQ